A single region of the Drosophila takahashii strain IR98-3 E-12201 chromosome 2R, DtakHiC1v2, whole genome shotgun sequence genome encodes:
- the Rcd1 gene encoding uncharacterized protein Rcd1 isoform X7 produces the protein MSSFFDCFNNFLQSGGNVAQNVSQEEEPKIAAQPLDGDTELVPPSTPTPSESSSTISAPSESSFGEKMEHSYMRDTPARSDVHNGLAPARNILVRHPPQCPSCHTYPPQQEELSEMQQAHVPPYDEIAAKEAMNECARIAKYVKNNNSDEQDWVARVNQFGWTPLQQSLFEKVCAILDQDQLARLANDKRQHEAIHRRVSADKSASRLRKVLASVAWETRITQWIHALLMDHLSPSYMASYLDILQTLKTKLPTLVDKMLFSRPLNNSQELLAPVMKKRWEPNILPKGRQLTHNAIMVVLPTMPTSGPVSDRMQKWYQALATITQVVQISLPNTNNRIGNQNLDQVAETIVSLTRVKIHELRTDNPSRGIILVGFNAGSALALQVALSESVACLVCMGFAYNTMRGPRGTPDDRMLDIKAPILFVIGQNSARTSQEEMEGLRERMQSESSLVVVGSADDALRVPKSKRRIEGVTQSMVDYMVVEEVFDFVSRTLSNPPGPRMPTSLMHQQGYQRQQKQPTHILADGNANKAVQQMRKRKVDGGLDDPMGQPAKSKFVPHIGRPRTRPLPNVGGQKGAPHPEKSKLSSEELNQSIEFILDDALDYEDAQSTTAGGSAGVPKVITPGVLGKQLPPVNLAAGTKIKMIPSNQFVQIKHLPAQGKLINYTLNKPGGATTSAATIGSIVKTLPSSSVGGQQIFTLKTPTGQTQQFATAGTSAGAVGSSATTGSGQQKYTVFKNANGMTMLHLTKSVPTSATNSPSGSVDLSNIIDMPIVFADNEGNIPEHQQADKDIKTAPIRSANKSPLIISQKIIKEANKPPGMVTNSGGISGATKSGNIVLNKGLQQLFTPAPGGTVASQNKVVYLNRNTIKPMGNVVTGTHRVPIRIVSSPKTGGAVTTTASSSPIMVDPATGSLVTSVKTVNVQTIKPTQGTLRQAGAVGSKGYSQFQVINSTTGASKTVSGDGKTPVRNIYFKSAIGLKQLPVQMLGNRIPGGAVVSSSAATSSGAAALRRVVNIGPVPKVTATSTTTTSTAATPTQSKN, from the exons ATGTCCTCGTTCTTCGATTGCTTCAACAATTTCCTGCAGAGCGGCGGCAATGTGGCGCAGAATGTGTCGCAGGAGGAGGAACCGAAAATCGCGGCCCAGCCGCTGGACGGCGACACAGAGCTAGTGCCGCCCAGCACGCCCACGCCCAGCGAGAGT TCCAGCACCATTTCGGCGCCCAGTGAATCCTCCTTTGGCGAGAAAATGGAGCACAGCTATATGCGCGATACGCCAGCTCGCAGCGATGTCCACAATGGCCTGGCGCCCGCCAGGAACATCCTGGTTCGCCATCCTCCGCAGTGTCCCAGCTGTCACACCTATCCGCCGCAGCAGGAGGAGCTCTCCGAGATGCAGCAGGCCCATGTGCCGCCCTACGACGAGATAGCCGCCAAGGAGGCGATGAATGAGTGCGCTCGCATTGCAAAATACGTTAAGAACAACAATTCCGATGAACAGGATTGGGTGGCGCGCGTTAATCA ATTTGGCTGGACGCCCTTGCAGCAGTCGCTATTCGAAAAGGTCTGTGCCATTTTGGACCAGGATCAGTTGGCTCGCCTGGCCAACGATAAACGGCAGCACGAGGCCATCCATCGTCGCGTGAGTGCCGACAAGTCCGCCTCCAGGCTGCGCAAAGTTCTGGCCAGCGTCGCCTGGGAGACGCGCATCACCCAGTGGATTCACGCCCTGCTCATGGATCACCTGTCGCCCTCGTACATGGCCTCTTACCTGGATATTCTGCAGACGCTAAAGACCAAGCTGCCTACTTTGGTGGACAAGATGCTGTTCAGCCGGCCGCTGAACAACAGCCAGGAGTTGCTGGCTCCGGTGATGAAAAAGCGCTGGGAGCCGAACATCCTGCCCAAGGGCCGCCAACTCACGCACAACGCCATCATGGTGGTGCTGCCCACCATGCCCACCAGTGGTCCCGTCTCGGATCGCATGCAGAAGTGGTACCAGGCACTGGCCACCATCACCCAGGTGGTGCAGATCTCGCTGCCCAATACGA ACAACAGAATTGGCAATCAGAATCTGGACCAGGTGGCCGAGACCATTGTGTCCCTCACTCGCGTCAAGATCCACGAATTGCGCACGGATAATCCCAGTCGAGGCATCATTCTCGTTGGCTTTAATGCTGGTTCTGCCTTGGCTCTGCAGGTTGCTCTTTCGGAGAGTGTGGCCTGTTTGGTTTGCATGGGATTTGCCTACAACACGATGCGTGGTCCACGAGGAACGCCCGATGATCGCATGCTGGACATCAAGGCGCCCATACTGTTTGTCATCGGTCAGAATTCAGCTCGCACAAGTCAGGAGGAAATGGAGGGCTTGCGCGAGCGAATGCAGTCCGAATCTTCGCTGGTTGTCGTAGGCAGTGCCGATGATGCACTGCGCGTTCCAAAAAGCAAACGGCGCATAGAGGGCGTTACCCAGTCCATGGTGGACTACATGGTGGTT GAGGAAGTCTTTGACTTTGTGAGCAGGACATTGAGTAATCCTCCTGGACCTCGAATGCCCACTTCCCTGATGCACCAGCAGGGTTATCAACGCCAACAGAAGCAGCCAACTCACATTCTGGCTGATGGAAACGCAAATAAGGCTGTCCAACAGATGCGCAAGAGGAAAGTGGACGGCGGTCTCGATGATCCAATGGGTCAGCCGGCCAAATCAAAGTTTGTGCCTCACA TTGGAAGACCCCGAACTCGACCCCTTCCTAATGTCGGTGGCCAAAAAGGTGCACCTCATCCAGAGAAATCGAAGTTGAGCAGCGAAGAACTAAACCAATCCATTGAATTCATACTAGATGATGCCCTGGACTACGAAGATGCGCAATCGACGACGGCAGGAGGATCAGCGGGAGTGCCCAAGGTGATCACTCCAGGTGTTTTGGGGAAACAATTGCCGCCAGTTAACCTCGCAGCCGGCACCAAGATCAAGATGATACCCTCCAATCAGTTTGTCCAGATCAAGCATCTTCCGGCGCAGGGAAAACTCATCAACTACACGCTGAACAAGCCAGGTGGTGCGACCACAAGCGCCGCCACCATTGGCAGCATTGTTAAGACGCTGCCAAGCTCATCGGTTGGTGGTCAGCAGATCTTTACCTTGAAAACGCCCACTGGACAAACGCAGCAATTTGCAACGGCTGGGACATCGGCGGGTGCAGTTGGATCATCGGCAACCACAGGATCGGGACAACAGAAGTACACGGTGTTTAAAAACGCAAACGGCATGACCATGCTGCATCTTACAAAGAGTGTACCTACTTCTGCAACCAATAGTCCTTCGGGGAGTGTGGATTTGTCCAACATTATCGATATGCCCATAGTTTTTGCCGACAACGAAGGCAACATTCCCGAGCATCAACAGGCAGACAAGGATATTAAAACAG cACCCATTCGTAGCGCCAACAAGAGCCCTCTGATCATCAGTCAGAAGATCATAAAGGAGGCTAATAAGCCACCTGGCATGGTAACCAACAGTGGAGGCATTTCGGGCGCCACCAAGTCGGGAAATATAGTGCTCAACAAAGGCCTCCAGCAGTTGTTCACCCCTGCGCCCGGCGGAACGGTTGCCAGTCAGAACAAAGTGGTCTATCTCAACCGGAATACAATAAAACCAATGGGAAATGTGGTGACTGGGACTCATCGAGTACCCATACGGATAGTAAGCAGTCCAAAGACGGGAGGAGCAGTGACGACCACGGCTTCCAGCAGCCCTATCATGGTAGATCCTGCAACGGGATCTCTGGTTACCAGTGTCAAGACCGTCAATGTGCAGACCATCAAGCCAACGCAAGGAACTCTTCGACAAGCGGGTGCCGTGGGCAGCAAGGGCTATTCGCAGTTCCAGGTGATTAATAGCACTACAGGAGCATCCAAAACAGTTTCTGGAGACGGCAAGACGCCCGTGCGAAATATCTACTTCAAGTCCGCCATTGGACTCAAGCAATTGCCAGTGCAAATGCTGGGCAATCGAATACCGGGTGGAGCCGTTGTCTCATCTTCAGCAGCGACATCTTCGGGAGCCGCAGCCCTGCGCCGAGTGGTCAACATCGGGCCCGTTCCCAAGGTGACGGCCACGTCGACAACAACGACTTCGACGGCTGCTACGcccacccaaagcaaaaactag
- the Rcd1 gene encoding KAT8 regulatory NSL complex subunit 3 isoform X8: MSSFFDCFNNFLQSGGNVAQNVSQEEEPKIAAQPLDGDTELVPPSTPTPSESSSTISAPSESSFGEKMEHSYMRDTPARSDVHNGLAPARNILVRHPPQCPSCHTYPPQQEELSEMQQAHVPPYDEIAAKEAMNECARIAKYVKNNNSDEQDWVARVNQFGWTPLQQSLFEKVCAILDQDQLARLANDKRQHEAIHRRVSADKSASRLRKVLASVAWETRITQWIHALLMDHLSPSYMASYLDILQTLKTKLPTLVDKMLFSRPLNNSQELLAPVMKKRWEPNILPKGRQLTHNAIMVVLPTMPTSGPVSDRMQKWYQALATITQVVQISLPNTNNRIGNQNLDQVAETIVSLTRVKIHELRTDNPSRGIILVGFNAGSALALQVALSESVACLVCMGFAYNTMRGPRGTPDDRMLDIKAPILFVIGQNSARTSQEEMEGLRERMQSESSLVVVGSADDALRVPKSKRRIEGVTQSMVDYMVVEEVFDFVSRTLSNPPGPRMPTSLMHQQGYQRQQKQPTHILADGNANKAVQQMRKRKVDGGLDDPMGQPAKSKFVPHNDALDYEDAQSTTAGGSAGVPKVITPGVLGKQLPPVNLAAGTKIKMIPSNQFVQIKHLPAQGKLINYTLNKPGGATTSAATIGSIVKTLPSSSVGGQQIFTLKTPTGQTQQFATAGTSAGAVGSSATTGSGQQKYTVFKNANGMTMLHLTKSVPTSATNSPSGSVDLSNIIDMPIVFADNEGNIPEHQQADKDIKTAPIRSANKSPLIISQKIIKEANKPPGMVTNSGGISGATKSGNIVLNKGLQQLFTPAPGGTVASQNKVVYLNRNTIKPMGNVVTGTHRVPIRIVSSPKTGGAVTTTASSSPIMVDPATGSLVTSVKTVNVQTIKPTQGTLRQAGAVGSKGYSQFQVINSTTGASKTVSGDGKTPVRNIYFKSAIGLKQLPVQMLGNRIPGGAVVSSSAATSSGAAALRRVVNIGPVPKVTATSTTTTSTAATPTQSKN; this comes from the exons ATGTCCTCGTTCTTCGATTGCTTCAACAATTTCCTGCAGAGCGGCGGCAATGTGGCGCAGAATGTGTCGCAGGAGGAGGAACCGAAAATCGCGGCCCAGCCGCTGGACGGCGACACAGAGCTAGTGCCGCCCAGCACGCCCACGCCCAGCGAGAGT TCCAGCACCATTTCGGCGCCCAGTGAATCCTCCTTTGGCGAGAAAATGGAGCACAGCTATATGCGCGATACGCCAGCTCGCAGCGATGTCCACAATGGCCTGGCGCCCGCCAGGAACATCCTGGTTCGCCATCCTCCGCAGTGTCCCAGCTGTCACACCTATCCGCCGCAGCAGGAGGAGCTCTCCGAGATGCAGCAGGCCCATGTGCCGCCCTACGACGAGATAGCCGCCAAGGAGGCGATGAATGAGTGCGCTCGCATTGCAAAATACGTTAAGAACAACAATTCCGATGAACAGGATTGGGTGGCGCGCGTTAATCA ATTTGGCTGGACGCCCTTGCAGCAGTCGCTATTCGAAAAGGTCTGTGCCATTTTGGACCAGGATCAGTTGGCTCGCCTGGCCAACGATAAACGGCAGCACGAGGCCATCCATCGTCGCGTGAGTGCCGACAAGTCCGCCTCCAGGCTGCGCAAAGTTCTGGCCAGCGTCGCCTGGGAGACGCGCATCACCCAGTGGATTCACGCCCTGCTCATGGATCACCTGTCGCCCTCGTACATGGCCTCTTACCTGGATATTCTGCAGACGCTAAAGACCAAGCTGCCTACTTTGGTGGACAAGATGCTGTTCAGCCGGCCGCTGAACAACAGCCAGGAGTTGCTGGCTCCGGTGATGAAAAAGCGCTGGGAGCCGAACATCCTGCCCAAGGGCCGCCAACTCACGCACAACGCCATCATGGTGGTGCTGCCCACCATGCCCACCAGTGGTCCCGTCTCGGATCGCATGCAGAAGTGGTACCAGGCACTGGCCACCATCACCCAGGTGGTGCAGATCTCGCTGCCCAATACGA ACAACAGAATTGGCAATCAGAATCTGGACCAGGTGGCCGAGACCATTGTGTCCCTCACTCGCGTCAAGATCCACGAATTGCGCACGGATAATCCCAGTCGAGGCATCATTCTCGTTGGCTTTAATGCTGGTTCTGCCTTGGCTCTGCAGGTTGCTCTTTCGGAGAGTGTGGCCTGTTTGGTTTGCATGGGATTTGCCTACAACACGATGCGTGGTCCACGAGGAACGCCCGATGATCGCATGCTGGACATCAAGGCGCCCATACTGTTTGTCATCGGTCAGAATTCAGCTCGCACAAGTCAGGAGGAAATGGAGGGCTTGCGCGAGCGAATGCAGTCCGAATCTTCGCTGGTTGTCGTAGGCAGTGCCGATGATGCACTGCGCGTTCCAAAAAGCAAACGGCGCATAGAGGGCGTTACCCAGTCCATGGTGGACTACATGGTGGTT GAGGAAGTCTTTGACTTTGTGAGCAGGACATTGAGTAATCCTCCTGGACCTCGAATGCCCACTTCCCTGATGCACCAGCAGGGTTATCAACGCCAACAGAAGCAGCCAACTCACATTCTGGCTGATGGAAACGCAAATAAGGCTGTCCAACAGATGCGCAAGAGGAAAGTGGACGGCGGTCTCGATGATCCAATGGGTCAGCCGGCCAAATCAAAGTTTGTGCCTCACA ATGATGCCCTGGACTACGAAGATGCGCAATCGACGACGGCAGGAGGATCAGCGGGAGTGCCCAAGGTGATCACTCCAGGTGTTTTGGGGAAACAATTGCCGCCAGTTAACCTCGCAGCCGGCACCAAGATCAAGATGATACCCTCCAATCAGTTTGTCCAGATCAAGCATCTTCCGGCGCAGGGAAAACTCATCAACTACACGCTGAACAAGCCAGGTGGTGCGACCACAAGCGCCGCCACCATTGGCAGCATTGTTAAGACGCTGCCAAGCTCATCGGTTGGTGGTCAGCAGATCTTTACCTTGAAAACGCCCACTGGACAAACGCAGCAATTTGCAACGGCTGGGACATCGGCGGGTGCAGTTGGATCATCGGCAACCACAGGATCGGGACAACAGAAGTACACGGTGTTTAAAAACGCAAACGGCATGACCATGCTGCATCTTACAAAGAGTGTACCTACTTCTGCAACCAATAGTCCTTCGGGGAGTGTGGATTTGTCCAACATTATCGATATGCCCATAGTTTTTGCCGACAACGAAGGCAACATTCCCGAGCATCAACAGGCAGACAAGGATATTAAAACAG cACCCATTCGTAGCGCCAACAAGAGCCCTCTGATCATCAGTCAGAAGATCATAAAGGAGGCTAATAAGCCACCTGGCATGGTAACCAACAGTGGAGGCATTTCGGGCGCCACCAAGTCGGGAAATATAGTGCTCAACAAAGGCCTCCAGCAGTTGTTCACCCCTGCGCCCGGCGGAACGGTTGCCAGTCAGAACAAAGTGGTCTATCTCAACCGGAATACAATAAAACCAATGGGAAATGTGGTGACTGGGACTCATCGAGTACCCATACGGATAGTAAGCAGTCCAAAGACGGGAGGAGCAGTGACGACCACGGCTTCCAGCAGCCCTATCATGGTAGATCCTGCAACGGGATCTCTGGTTACCAGTGTCAAGACCGTCAATGTGCAGACCATCAAGCCAACGCAAGGAACTCTTCGACAAGCGGGTGCCGTGGGCAGCAAGGGCTATTCGCAGTTCCAGGTGATTAATAGCACTACAGGAGCATCCAAAACAGTTTCTGGAGACGGCAAGACGCCCGTGCGAAATATCTACTTCAAGTCCGCCATTGGACTCAAGCAATTGCCAGTGCAAATGCTGGGCAATCGAATACCGGGTGGAGCCGTTGTCTCATCTTCAGCAGCGACATCTTCGGGAGCCGCAGCCCTGCGCCGAGTGGTCAACATCGGGCCCGTTCCCAAGGTGACGGCCACGTCGACAACAACGACTTCGACGGCTGCTACGcccacccaaagcaaaaactag
- the Rcd1 gene encoding KAT8 regulatory NSL complex subunit 3 isoform X6: MSSFFDCFNNFLQSGGNVAQNVSQEEEPKIAAQPLDGDTELVPPSTPTPSESSSTISAPSESSFGEKMEHSYMRDTPARSDVHNGLAPARNILVRHPPQCPSCHTYPPQQEELSEMQQAHVPPYDEIAAKEAMNECARIAKYVKNNNSDEQDWVARVNQFGWTPLQQSLFEKVCAILDQDQLARLANDKRQHEAIHRRVSADKSASRLRKVLASVAWETRITQWIHALLMDHLSPSYMASYLDILQTLKTKLPTLVDKMLFSRPLNNSQELLAPVMKKRWEPNILPKGRQLTHNAIMVVLPTMPTSGPVSDRMQKWYQALATITQVVQISLPNTNNRIGNQNLDQVAETIVSLTRVKIHELRTDNPSRGIILVGFNAGSALALQVALSESVACLVCMGFAYNTMRGPRGTPDDRMLDIKAPILFVIGQNSARTSQEEMEGLRERMQSESSLVVVGSADDALRVPKSKRRIEGVTQSMVDYMVVEEVFDFVSRTLSNPPGPRMPTSLMHQQGYQRQQKQPTHILADGNANKAVQQMRKRKVDGGLDDPMGQPAKSKFVPHTRVHKPKPPRLIDPFAAKRKVGRPRTRPLPNVGGQKGAPHPEKSKLSSEELNQSIEFILDDALDYEDAQSTTAGGSAGVPKVITPGVLGKQLPPVNLAAGTKIKMIPSNQFVQIKHLPAQGKLINYTLNKPGGATTSAATIGSIVKTLPSSSVGGQQIFTLKTPTGQTQQFATAGTSAGAVGSSATTGSGQQKYTVFKNANGMTMLHLTKSVPTSATNSPSGSVDLSNIIDMPIVFADNEGNIPEHQQADKDIKTAPIRSANKSPLIISQKIIKEANKPPGMVTNSGGISGATKSGNIVLNKGLQQLFTPAPGGTVASQNKVVYLNRNTIKPMGNVVTGTHRVPIRIVSSPKTGGAVTTTASSSPIMVDPATGSLVTSVKTVNVQTIKPTQGTLRQAGAVGSKGYSQFQVINSTTGASKTVSGDGKTPVRNIYFKSAIGLKQLPVQMLGNRIPGGAVVSSSAATSSGAAALRRVVNIGPVPKVTATSTTTTSTAATPTQSKN, encoded by the exons ATGTCCTCGTTCTTCGATTGCTTCAACAATTTCCTGCAGAGCGGCGGCAATGTGGCGCAGAATGTGTCGCAGGAGGAGGAACCGAAAATCGCGGCCCAGCCGCTGGACGGCGACACAGAGCTAGTGCCGCCCAGCACGCCCACGCCCAGCGAGAGT TCCAGCACCATTTCGGCGCCCAGTGAATCCTCCTTTGGCGAGAAAATGGAGCACAGCTATATGCGCGATACGCCAGCTCGCAGCGATGTCCACAATGGCCTGGCGCCCGCCAGGAACATCCTGGTTCGCCATCCTCCGCAGTGTCCCAGCTGTCACACCTATCCGCCGCAGCAGGAGGAGCTCTCCGAGATGCAGCAGGCCCATGTGCCGCCCTACGACGAGATAGCCGCCAAGGAGGCGATGAATGAGTGCGCTCGCATTGCAAAATACGTTAAGAACAACAATTCCGATGAACAGGATTGGGTGGCGCGCGTTAATCA ATTTGGCTGGACGCCCTTGCAGCAGTCGCTATTCGAAAAGGTCTGTGCCATTTTGGACCAGGATCAGTTGGCTCGCCTGGCCAACGATAAACGGCAGCACGAGGCCATCCATCGTCGCGTGAGTGCCGACAAGTCCGCCTCCAGGCTGCGCAAAGTTCTGGCCAGCGTCGCCTGGGAGACGCGCATCACCCAGTGGATTCACGCCCTGCTCATGGATCACCTGTCGCCCTCGTACATGGCCTCTTACCTGGATATTCTGCAGACGCTAAAGACCAAGCTGCCTACTTTGGTGGACAAGATGCTGTTCAGCCGGCCGCTGAACAACAGCCAGGAGTTGCTGGCTCCGGTGATGAAAAAGCGCTGGGAGCCGAACATCCTGCCCAAGGGCCGCCAACTCACGCACAACGCCATCATGGTGGTGCTGCCCACCATGCCCACCAGTGGTCCCGTCTCGGATCGCATGCAGAAGTGGTACCAGGCACTGGCCACCATCACCCAGGTGGTGCAGATCTCGCTGCCCAATACGA ACAACAGAATTGGCAATCAGAATCTGGACCAGGTGGCCGAGACCATTGTGTCCCTCACTCGCGTCAAGATCCACGAATTGCGCACGGATAATCCCAGTCGAGGCATCATTCTCGTTGGCTTTAATGCTGGTTCTGCCTTGGCTCTGCAGGTTGCTCTTTCGGAGAGTGTGGCCTGTTTGGTTTGCATGGGATTTGCCTACAACACGATGCGTGGTCCACGAGGAACGCCCGATGATCGCATGCTGGACATCAAGGCGCCCATACTGTTTGTCATCGGTCAGAATTCAGCTCGCACAAGTCAGGAGGAAATGGAGGGCTTGCGCGAGCGAATGCAGTCCGAATCTTCGCTGGTTGTCGTAGGCAGTGCCGATGATGCACTGCGCGTTCCAAAAAGCAAACGGCGCATAGAGGGCGTTACCCAGTCCATGGTGGACTACATGGTGGTT GAGGAAGTCTTTGACTTTGTGAGCAGGACATTGAGTAATCCTCCTGGACCTCGAATGCCCACTTCCCTGATGCACCAGCAGGGTTATCAACGCCAACAGAAGCAGCCAACTCACATTCTGGCTGATGGAAACGCAAATAAGGCTGTCCAACAGATGCGCAAGAGGAAAGTGGACGGCGGTCTCGATGATCCAATGGGTCAGCCGGCCAAATCAAAGTTTGTGCCTCACA CTCGCGTCCACAAGCCGAAGCCACCGCGTCTCATTGATCCGTTTGCTGCCAAGCGAAAGG TTGGAAGACCCCGAACTCGACCCCTTCCTAATGTCGGTGGCCAAAAAGGTGCACCTCATCCAGAGAAATCGAAGTTGAGCAGCGAAGAACTAAACCAATCCATTGAATTCATACTAGATGATGCCCTGGACTACGAAGATGCGCAATCGACGACGGCAGGAGGATCAGCGGGAGTGCCCAAGGTGATCACTCCAGGTGTTTTGGGGAAACAATTGCCGCCAGTTAACCTCGCAGCCGGCACCAAGATCAAGATGATACCCTCCAATCAGTTTGTCCAGATCAAGCATCTTCCGGCGCAGGGAAAACTCATCAACTACACGCTGAACAAGCCAGGTGGTGCGACCACAAGCGCCGCCACCATTGGCAGCATTGTTAAGACGCTGCCAAGCTCATCGGTTGGTGGTCAGCAGATCTTTACCTTGAAAACGCCCACTGGACAAACGCAGCAATTTGCAACGGCTGGGACATCGGCGGGTGCAGTTGGATCATCGGCAACCACAGGATCGGGACAACAGAAGTACACGGTGTTTAAAAACGCAAACGGCATGACCATGCTGCATCTTACAAAGAGTGTACCTACTTCTGCAACCAATAGTCCTTCGGGGAGTGTGGATTTGTCCAACATTATCGATATGCCCATAGTTTTTGCCGACAACGAAGGCAACATTCCCGAGCATCAACAGGCAGACAAGGATATTAAAACAG cACCCATTCGTAGCGCCAACAAGAGCCCTCTGATCATCAGTCAGAAGATCATAAAGGAGGCTAATAAGCCACCTGGCATGGTAACCAACAGTGGAGGCATTTCGGGCGCCACCAAGTCGGGAAATATAGTGCTCAACAAAGGCCTCCAGCAGTTGTTCACCCCTGCGCCCGGCGGAACGGTTGCCAGTCAGAACAAAGTGGTCTATCTCAACCGGAATACAATAAAACCAATGGGAAATGTGGTGACTGGGACTCATCGAGTACCCATACGGATAGTAAGCAGTCCAAAGACGGGAGGAGCAGTGACGACCACGGCTTCCAGCAGCCCTATCATGGTAGATCCTGCAACGGGATCTCTGGTTACCAGTGTCAAGACCGTCAATGTGCAGACCATCAAGCCAACGCAAGGAACTCTTCGACAAGCGGGTGCCGTGGGCAGCAAGGGCTATTCGCAGTTCCAGGTGATTAATAGCACTACAGGAGCATCCAAAACAGTTTCTGGAGACGGCAAGACGCCCGTGCGAAATATCTACTTCAAGTCCGCCATTGGACTCAAGCAATTGCCAGTGCAAATGCTGGGCAATCGAATACCGGGTGGAGCCGTTGTCTCATCTTCAGCAGCGACATCTTCGGGAGCCGCAGCCCTGCGCCGAGTGGTCAACATCGGGCCCGTTCCCAAGGTGACGGCCACGTCGACAACAACGACTTCGACGGCTGCTACGcccacccaaagcaaaaactag